The following proteins come from a genomic window of Heyndrickxia acidicola:
- the coaE gene encoding dephospho-CoA kinase (Dephospho-CoA kinase (CoaE) performs the final step in coenzyme A biosynthesis.) — translation MASIIGLTGGIASGKSTVAKMLIEKGFIVVDADLAARKVVEKGETAYYQIVREFGESILNEDKSINRTALGDIIFNHNDKRLLLNSFVHPAVRAYMNKEKNAAIADGRHTIFLDIPLLFESKLMSMVEKTILVFVDEDVQLERLMLRNQLSEQDARARISSQMPLREKILLADAVINNNGSLVETEKQLNSYIHEWKLIP, via the coding sequence ATGGCATCTATTATAGGCTTGACAGGCGGCATTGCCAGTGGAAAAAGCACAGTTGCTAAAATGTTAATTGAAAAGGGCTTTATCGTTGTTGACGCAGATCTTGCTGCAAGGAAGGTAGTGGAAAAAGGGGAAACCGCCTATTACCAAATTGTCCGTGAGTTTGGTGAAAGCATTTTAAATGAGGACAAAAGTATAAACCGCACAGCACTTGGCGACATTATTTTTAATCATAATGACAAACGATTGCTGCTGAACAGCTTTGTTCACCCAGCTGTTAGAGCCTATATGAATAAGGAAAAAAATGCAGCAATTGCTGATGGAAGGCATACTATCTTTCTGGATATTCCGCTGCTTTTCGAAAGCAAGCTGATGAGTATGGTGGAAAAAACAATCCTTGTATTTGTGGATGAGGATGTGCAGCTGGAAAGGCTGATGCTTCGGAATCAATTGTCTGAACAGGATGCAAGGGCCAGGATATCGTCCCAAATGCCGCTGCGTGAAAAAATTCTTTTAGCAGATGCGGTTATTAATAACAATGGATCTTTGGTTGAAACGGAAAAACAACTAAACTCTTATATACATGAATGGAAGTTAATCCCCTAG
- a CDS encoding glyceraldehyde-3-phosphate dehydrogenase — translation MRTKVAINGFGRIGRMVFRRAVLDENLDVVAINASYPAETLAHLIKYDTVHGKFDATVLTDENSIIVNGHRIELLNNRNPEELPWRKMDIDIVIEATGKFNSREKASMHLEAGAKKVILTAPGKNEDVTIVMGVNQDTLNIKEHHIISNASCTTNCLAPVIKVLDEQFGIENGLMTTIHSFTNDQNNIDNPHKDLRRARACGQSIIPTTTGAAKALALVIPHLKGKLHGMALRVPTPNVSLVDLVVDLKGNVTVEMVNDAFRTAANGSLYGILDITNEPLVSVDFNTNPYSSIIDGLSTIVMEGKKVKVLAWYDNEWGYSCRVVDLAKLVAAEMNSEIKLNIG, via the coding sequence ATGAGAACAAAAGTAGCTATTAATGGATTTGGCCGTATAGGCCGCATGGTATTTAGAAGGGCTGTTCTAGATGAGAATCTAGACGTCGTTGCTATTAATGCGAGCTATCCAGCTGAAACATTAGCTCATTTAATAAAGTATGACACAGTTCATGGGAAATTTGATGCAACTGTGCTGACAGATGAAAATTCTATTATTGTAAATGGCCATCGTATTGAATTGTTAAATAACCGAAATCCAGAAGAACTTCCTTGGAGGAAAATGGATATAGATATCGTCATTGAAGCGACAGGGAAATTTAACAGCCGTGAAAAAGCTTCGATGCATCTGGAGGCGGGAGCTAAAAAAGTTATTCTGACTGCCCCAGGCAAAAATGAAGACGTTACCATTGTAATGGGAGTAAATCAGGACACGCTGAATATTAAAGAGCATCATATTATCTCCAATGCTTCCTGTACAACGAATTGTCTGGCACCTGTAATAAAAGTGCTTGATGAACAATTCGGGATTGAAAACGGTCTTATGACAACCATCCATTCCTTTACAAATGATCAAAATAACATTGATAATCCACATAAGGATTTGCGCAGAGCAAGGGCTTGCGGTCAATCAATCATTCCTACCACTACGGGGGCAGCAAAAGCACTGGCTTTGGTTATCCCTCATTTAAAAGGAAAGCTCCACGGGATGGCACTTCGAGTTCCAACTCCGAATGTTTCATTGGTCGACTTAGTCGTTGATTTAAAAGGAAATGTGACGGTAGAAATGGTGAATGATGCTTTTAGAACTGCAGCAAACGGTTCGCTGTACGGTATTCTGGATATTACGAATGAGCCATTGGTATCTGTGGATTTTAATACGAATCCTTATTCCAGTATTATTGACGGCTTATCTACCATCGTGATGGAAGGGAAAAAAGTGAAGGTCCTTGCCTGGTATGATAATGAGTGGGGATATTCCTGCAGAGTAGTGGACTTAGCTAAATTGGTGGCTGCTGAAATGAATAGTGAAATTAAGCTGAATATTGGGTAA